A window of Nocardiopsis sp. Huas11 genomic DNA:
AACGACAGGAGCACCAGCGCGGGCTGGTAGGCGGAGAACCAGGCGAAGGCCCCGTACAACAGCAGCACCGACAGGCCGCCGACCAGGGACAACAGGCCCTCGATCACCGCGAACGAGACCGCGGGGCTGCCCTGGAACCGCTTGGACAGCAGGGAGCCCACACCCATGGCGAACACCATCACGGACAGGACCACGGAGGCCTGGGTGATGGTGTCGCCGAGCAGGTAGCTGCCGATGGCGACGAGGGCGAGCTCGTACACCAGGCCGCAGGCCGCGCAGACGAAGACCGCCAGCAGAACGAAGAACCTGGCCGCCCTCGGTGGGACCGGAAGCCGGTGCCGGGTCCGGGTGGTGCTGTCAGTCAACTCGGGTGCCTTCGATGGTGTCGGTCGATCAGGTGAGGGCCGCGGCTACGACCACGGCGGTCGCCACGTGCGCGGCCGCGCTCACCCAGGTCGCGGGGTGCGGTTCGGTGCTGCTGATCATGCGGGCGATCTTGGCGGGCGTGATGAGGTCGATCAGGAGGAACGACAGGCCCATGACACCCAGACCGACCAGGCCGTAGACGGCGGTCGAGAGGAGCCCGGCGCCCAGGCCGATCTCGGAGTCGCTGGCGAGGATCGCGCTGGTGACGACGATGGCCGAGCCCAGCGTGTTGGCGCACACGAGCAGCACGGCGTTGCGGTTGCGCTGCTCCCAGATGAGCTCGTGCATTTTACCGGGGGTCAGCAGGTCGGTGATGACGTAGCCCAGTACGAGGATGAGGATGCCCACACCGCCGTAGGCGAGGGCCGCGAGTGCGTTGAAGAGGATCTCGTTCATGGTCCTGTTCGATGTGTCGGGGTTCGGGGGAGTCGAGGACGGGAGCTACTTGCCGAAGCCGGTGCCGCCGCCACGGTAGTTGCTGCCGCTGCCGGAGCTGTTGCTGGAGTCACGGTTGCCGCTGCCACTGCTGCCACTGCTGCCGCCGAAGAAGAAGAATCCTCCGCCGCCGCCGGAGCTCGACGAGCCCCGCTCGCAGTCATCGTCGTCGTAGGACGGGTCGCTGACGTGGTCGTCGTCCGGGCAGTACCGGTCGTTATCATCGCAGGCGCTGAGCAGGGCGAGGACCAGCAGGATCGCGCCGACGATGGCGACCACCGTCCAGATCTTCTTCCTGCGCTCGTCCGCCTCGTCGTACGCGTTCACTCTGTTCTCTCAATGGTGGGGGAAGGAATGGTGTGGGATGGCGTGCCGGGGCCGCTGCCCCGGCACGGAAGACTACTTGCCGAAGCCGGTGCCGCCACCGCGGTTGTCGCTGCCGCTCCCGCCGCTGTTGGAGCCGCCCCCGCCGCCCCCGAAGAAGAAGAAGCCGCCCCCGCCGCCGCTACGGCGGTCGCAGTCGTCGTCGGTGGGAGAGGGCGAGGCCGGCCCCGACGAGGAACTGGTGCCGCCGGTCGTGCTCGTCCCCGTGGAACTGGTCGAGTTGCTGGAGGGCTCGCAGTTGGAACCGCCGTTGCCGCAGGCGGTCAGGGACAGGGCCAGGAGGAGCGCGCCGCCGATGAGGGCGCCGTGCCGGGCGGTGTGGTGGGCCATGGTCGGCCTCCTTGGGGGTTATGGAGTCACGTATGCCGTGGTCGTCACCAGTTCTCCACTCTGCGGATAGGCGTGCCAGGTACGCCAGTGGAGATGTTCCGTGCTGTCGGGGGCCAGGTGCAGCGCGGTGACCGCGAGCGGGTCACCGGGGAAGGCGACGAGAAGTCCGCCGGGGGAGTCGGCCACCTCGCGGTGGAGCCGTTCCACCCGGCGGGTGAGCGTGCTGCGCGACAACGACTCCACGAGGGAGTCGAACCGGTAGCCGCCGACGCCGCGCAGCGGGCGCTCGGCGCTGTCGGGGAGCCCGCCGGGCAGACCCGGCAGGCAGGCCACGGTCTCCACCAGAGCGCCCTCGCCTGACTCCGGACGCACGACCACCTGGTGCGAGGCCCCGAGGACCCGCAGTTCGACCCGGGCGCCGGGCACCTCGACGGTGCGGACGGCCAGGGGGTCGACCAGCGGGTGGTCCAGGGTCCAGACCAGGTCGGCGGCCCGGGTGTCGACGAACGGCGTACTGATGCTCGCGCGCACGGACCGATCAGCTCCCGGGGTAGATCGTGAAGCTGCCGGGCAGGATCTTCGTGCCGGTGCTGGCTTCCCAGCCGCCGTGGTCGAAGCGCTCGAAGGACAGCAGCCGGCCGTCGCTGGACTCGTAGTCGGCGTAGTCGCAGCCGCCATCGGCCTTGAGACCGGTGGTGCCCTCGGAGCGGTAGGCGGCGGTGCCCCTCTCGTCGAGCTTGTAGGTGACGCCCTCGAACTCCAGGGTCTTGGAGTGCGGGGTGAGCTCGACGTCGGGGCGGCCGGTCCACAGGGAGAGCTGGACGTCGGGGTCCTCCTCGACGGTCAGCCAGCGCTTGCCGCCGTCGACCTCCAGGAAGTGCTCGCTCCAGGTGTATCCGCCCTCGGCCAGGCGCAGGGTTCCGCGGATCCAGGTGCGCTCGGTGCCCCAGTCGATCATGTCGCCGGCCTTGATCGCGCGGGGGTCTCCGGTGGTGTCCCCCTCGCTGGCGAAGGGGTCCTTGGGGGTGGGAGGCGGCGGCGGGGCCTGGCGTGCCTTCTGTTCCTTCTGCTTCTGGAGTAGCAGGACGATGAGGGCGCCGATGAGGAGTCCGGCGCCGAGCAGGACGAGTACGGTGACCAATGTTCCTCGATTCGCGGGGGCTCACCTGGGCGTGTCGCGGCCGTGGGGCGTGGGCCCCGACCGGAAGTGCGGCTGCTCGGTGAGACGTTCGGTGCGGAGTTCTGGTTCCAGAAGGGGCCGGATCCGGCCAGATCGGGCGAAACGGTCAGGCCGGGTGTGCCGGATGGGTCGGCTGGGCCGTGTGGGTCGCGTGGGGTCGGGTTTCAGGACCCGGCGGGATCTCCGGTCTCCACGGGCAGGGAGGTGTCGGCGCCCCAGAGGCTCCAGGACCCCGGGTAGAGGCGCGCGCCGGTGTACCCGGCGTGCTCCAGGGCCAGGAGGTCGTGGCAGGCGGTGACGCCCGATCCGCAGTAGGCGGTGATGCTCTCGGCGGAGTCCGCGCCCAGGGCGGCGAACCGGGCGCGCAGGGTCTCCGGGGCGGCGAGGAAGCCCTCGTCGTCGAGGTTGCCGGGCCAGGCGGCGCTGCGGGCGCCCGGCACGTGCCCGGGTCGGGCGTCGACGGGGGCGGGCCGCTCGCCGGTGAAGCGCTCGCGGACGCGGGCGTCCAGGAGCAGGGCCGCGGGGTCGCCGGTCCGGTCCCGCACGGTGTCGGTGTCGGCGATCCGGTCGGGCGGCCACGGCAGGGGCGTGCGCTCGGCCGGCGCCGCGGTGGCCTCGCCCTCCTCCAGCGCGCCGTCCCAGGCCTGGAGGCCGCCGTCGAGGATGGCCGCCGGGGTGCCCAGCACGCGCAGCAGCCACACCAGGCGCGCGGCCACGGAACCGCCGGCGTCGTCGTAGACCACGACCGCGGCGTCGTCGCCGATGCCGAGCCGGCCCAGGGCCGCGGCGAAGTCCTCGGGGGAGGGCAGCGGGTGGCGGCCGGACTCGGGGCTCGCGGGGGCGGCGAGGTCGGCGTCCACGTCGGTGAACACCGCGCCGGGCAGGTGTCCGGCGCGGTAGGCGTCCCGTCCGGAGCGGCCGTCGAGGTACCAGCGGGAGTCGACGAGGACCACCTGTTCGCGGTGGTCGCGGAGCCAGTCGGCCGACACGGCGACCGGGAGCGTCAAGGGTTCGGGCATGGGCGCCACCCTAGTACCGGAGCGGGGGTCGCGGGGAGGGGTGGAGCCTGGTCAGCGGCGGTCCATGCGGTGAACGCGCAGGATCCACCACAGCCCGAGCACCGGAAGGACGAGCGGGATGAACAGATAGCCGCTGCCGAAGTTCGACCACACGGTGTCGTCGGGGAAGACCCCGGGCGCCAGGAGGCTGGTCAGGCCCACCGTGAGCACGCCGACGAGTTCGATGGCGCACGAGACGAAGGCGACACCGCGCGAGGTCCGTCCCGCGCGGGCCAGGCCGACGGCGGCGACGAAGTAGATGATCCCGGCGAGCAGGGAGAGCGCGTAGGGCAGCGGGGCCTCGTCGAACCGGGTGGCGAGCTGGAAGGCGCCGCGTGCGGTGGCGGCGAGGGCGAACACCCCGTAGACGGCGACGAGGAGCCGTCCGGGGCCGGTGCGCAGGGTCCGGTCGGCGCGGGTCGTGGCGTCAGACAACGGGGTTCCAGAGCTGTTCGAGGCGGACCATGAGGACGGGCAGGACCAGGCAGGCGAAGGCGATGACGGCGGGCCCCCACTTGCTGCGCTCCATGAAGCCCCACACGGCGCAGGCCGGGGGCAGGAGCACGACAGTGGCGAGGTAGGAGACGAACATCGCGGTCTGGTCGGGGCGGTCCCCGCCGACGGCGGCGACCACGGAGGCGACGGCCTGGCCGATCACCAGGAGCCAGAGCACGGCCATGCCGACCAGGTGCGGGACGACCATGGGCTGGTTCCGGAAGGTCGAGACCAGGCACCAGCCGGCCATGCCGAGCGCCGCCATCTGAATGGTCATGGTCAGCCAGTCGACCACGCCGCCTCCACCGGAAAGTCGTGCCGCCCCGCCCGTGATGGCGGGACACTGTCTACGACAAAGCGTAGTACAGCCCGCCACCATGATCGTCCGGCCCTGGAGGAAGGCTGTGGCTTGGGCGAACGCGAGCAGGTCGCCCGTGCTGCACAGGGACGGGCAAGGCCCCGGCGCGGTGTTCCACCACCGCCCGGGGCCTTCGGATGCGGACTACTGGACGTCGGCGACGATCGGGTCGCCCATGCCGAGGAGGTCGTTCATCTCGACGGTGGCGACGTCGACCTCGCCGACCACGGCGATCTGGCCGCTGGTGCGCTGGCCGGGCTGGAGCGTGACGGCGTCGATCTGGTCGATGTCGGCGAAGATGCTGTCGGCCCAGTCGCTGACGACGGTGCCGTCGGCGAGGACCGCCGTGAAGTTGATCGGGTTCACGTCGATCGGCTCGTCGGAGTCGTTGACGACCTCGATGTCGATCGCGGTGTACACGGTGCCGTCGCCGGTGATGTCCTCGGCGGTCCCGGCTCCGGTCGCCGTCATGGTGACACCGGACTCGCTCTCGGCGGCGGGGGCGTCCTCGCCGCCGGACTCCTCGGCCGTCTCCTCCGAGGAGGAGTCGCTCGACGAGGTCGACGAGGTCGATCCGCGGTCGTCGGAGCCCGAGGCGAGGGCGCCGATGACGGCGAGGACGACGAAGCCCAGGATGACGATGACCAGGCAGCCGCCGCAGCCGATGCCGATCTTGGCGCCGGTGGACATGCCCTTCTTCGGGGGCGGGCCGTAGGGAGGCTGGCCGCCGGTGGGGTACTGGGGGTAGGACATGGGGTGCTCCGGTCTGATGGGGGAAAGGTAGCGGCGGAGCGGGAGCCGTGCAGCCGAGCGCTGGACGGGGGCGGCCGGTCCTGGAGACCGTAGTGGGTACACAGGGGATTCCGCTACCGGTTTGGACGGGCACTCAGCGTGCAAGCGAGCAGGTCGTAGCCGGTGGCGGAACCGGGGCCCAGTCGGCCCTACTGATCGCGCGGCGGTCGTGGTACCGTCCCGCCGATCCCGGGTCTCGCCGGTCGCCCCGCGGTCACAGGCGGCACCGCGCAGCGTAGTGCCCGGCCGGGACTGGGGTCGGGCGGCGTGTCCGCGCGGGAAACGCATGGGAAGC
This region includes:
- a CDS encoding sulfurtransferase, whose amino-acid sequence is MPEPLTLPVAVSADWLRDHREQVVLVDSRWYLDGRSGRDAYRAGHLPGAVFTDVDADLAAPASPESGRHPLPSPEDFAAALGRLGIGDDAAVVVYDDAGGSVAARLVWLLRVLGTPAAILDGGLQAWDGALEEGEATAAPAERTPLPWPPDRIADTDTVRDRTGDPAALLLDARVRERFTGERPAPVDARPGHVPGARSAAWPGNLDDEGFLAAPETLRARFAALGADSAESITAYCGSGVTACHDLLALEHAGYTGARLYPGSWSLWGADTSLPVETGDPAGS
- a CDS encoding DUF350 domain-containing protein, which encodes MNEILFNALAALAYGGVGILILVLGYVITDLLTPGKMHELIWEQRNRNAVLLVCANTLGSAIVVTSAILASDSEIGLGAGLLSTAVYGLVGLGVMGLSFLLIDLITPAKIARMISSTEPHPATWVSAAAHVATAVVVAAALT
- a CDS encoding DUF4178 domain-containing protein is translated as MVTVLVLLGAGLLIGALIVLLLQKQKEQKARQAPPPPPTPKDPFASEGDTTGDPRAIKAGDMIDWGTERTWIRGTLRLAEGGYTWSEHFLEVDGGKRWLTVEEDPDVQLSLWTGRPDVELTPHSKTLEFEGVTYKLDERGTAAYRSEGTTGLKADGGCDYADYESSDGRLLSFERFDHGGWEASTGTKILPGSFTIYPGS
- a CDS encoding DUF2617 family protein yields the protein MRASISTPFVDTRAADLVWTLDHPLVDPLAVRTVEVPGARVELRVLGASHQVVVRPESGEGALVETVACLPGLPGGLPDSAERPLRGVGGYRFDSLVESLSRSTLTRRVERLHREVADSPGGLLVAFPGDPLAVTALHLAPDSTEHLHWRTWHAYPQSGELVTTTAYVTP
- a CDS encoding DUF4352 domain-containing protein — translated: MSYPQYPTGGQPPYGPPPKKGMSTGAKIGIGCGGCLVIVILGFVVLAVIGALASGSDDRGSTSSTSSSDSSSEETAEESGGEDAPAAESESGVTMTATGAGTAEDITGDGTVYTAIDIEVVNDSDEPIDVNPINFTAVLADGTVVSDWADSIFADIDQIDAVTLQPGQRTSGQIAVVGEVDVATVEMNDLLGMGDPIVADVQ